One genomic segment of Mus pahari chromosome 4, PAHARI_EIJ_v1.1, whole genome shotgun sequence includes these proteins:
- the Pfn2 gene encoding profilin-2 produces the protein MAGWQSYVDNLMCDGCCQEAAIVGYCDAKYVWAATAGGVFQSITPVEIDMIVGKDREGFFTNGLTLGAKKCSVIRDSLYVDGDCTMDIRTKSQGGEPTYNVAVGRAGRVLVFVMGKEGVHGGGLNKKAYSMAKYLRDSGF, from the exons ATGGCCGGTTGGCAGAGCTACGTGGATAACCTGATGTGCGATGGCTGCTGCCAGGAGGCCGCCATTGTCGGCTACTGCGACGCCAAATACGTCTGGGCAGCCACGGCCGGGGGCGTCTTCCAGAGCATCACG CCAGTAGAAATAGATATGATTGTAGGGAAAGACCGGGAAGGCTTCTTTACCAACGGTTTGACTCTTGGAGCAAAGAAGTGCTCTGTGATCAGAGATAGTCTATACGTGGACGGTGACTGCACAATGGACATCCGGACAAAGAGTCAAGGTGGAGAGCCAACATACAACGTTGCTGTTGGCAGAGCCGGGAGAG tCTTGGTCTTTGTAATGGGAAAAGAAGGGGTCCATGGAGGCGGCTTGAATAAGAAGGCGTACTCAATGGCAAAGTACTTGAGAGACTCTGGGTTCTAG